One genomic window of Streptomyces spiramyceticus includes the following:
- a CDS encoding aminopeptidase P family protein → MPPAPVTSDAPTPFTADVYRERMARAAQSAADAGLDGVLVAPGPDLVHLTGYRPVATERLTLLVLSAKQEHEPVLVVPTLEAPDAEQAVGAPALALRDWTDGKSPYEATAPLLAADGRFGISDNTWAMHLLGLQKELPGTSYVSLTEALPMLRAVKDAAELARLEAAGAAADATYEEIVKVRFSGRRESEVAAELAHLLTQFGHEQVDFTVVGSGPNGANPHHEAGLRVIEEGDMVVLDFGGLKHGYGSDTSRTVHVGPPTAEEQRVHDVVREAQQAAFEAVRPGIACQEVDRVARAVITEAGYGERFIHRTGHGIGVTTHEPPYMVEGERQPLVPGMCFSIEPGIYLPGRFGVRIEDIVTVTEDGGRRLNTTARELAVVG, encoded by the coding sequence ATGCCTCCCGCGCCCGTCACATCCGATGCGCCCACGCCCTTCACCGCCGACGTCTACCGCGAACGTATGGCCCGCGCCGCACAGTCGGCCGCCGACGCCGGGCTCGACGGCGTACTCGTCGCCCCGGGGCCCGATCTCGTCCACCTCACCGGCTACCGGCCCGTCGCCACCGAGCGGCTGACCCTCCTCGTCCTGTCCGCGAAACAGGAACACGAACCGGTCCTGGTCGTGCCGACCCTCGAAGCCCCCGACGCCGAACAGGCCGTCGGAGCCCCCGCGCTCGCCCTGCGCGACTGGACCGACGGCAAGAGTCCGTACGAGGCCACCGCGCCCCTCCTCGCCGCCGACGGCCGCTTCGGGATCAGCGACAACACCTGGGCGATGCATCTGCTCGGGCTCCAGAAGGAGCTGCCGGGCACCTCGTACGTATCGCTGACCGAGGCGCTGCCCATGCTGCGGGCCGTCAAGGACGCGGCCGAACTGGCCCGGCTCGAAGCGGCGGGCGCGGCGGCGGACGCGACGTACGAGGAGATCGTCAAGGTACGTTTCTCCGGGCGGCGCGAGTCCGAGGTCGCCGCCGAACTCGCCCACCTGCTCACCCAGTTCGGGCACGAACAGGTCGACTTCACGGTCGTCGGCAGCGGCCCGAACGGCGCCAACCCGCACCACGAGGCCGGCCTGCGCGTCATCGAGGAGGGCGACATGGTGGTACTCGACTTCGGCGGCCTCAAGCACGGGTACGGCTCCGACACCTCCCGGACGGTCCACGTCGGCCCCCCGACCGCCGAGGAGCAGCGCGTCCATGACGTCGTACGGGAGGCACAGCAGGCGGCGTTCGAGGCGGTGCGGCCGGGGATCGCGTGTCAGGAGGTGGACCGGGTGGCGCGCGCGGTCATCACGGAGGCCGGGTACGGCGAGCGGTTCATCCACCGCACCGGACACGGAATCGGCGTGACCACGCACGAACCGCCGTACATGGTCGAGGGCGAGCGGCAGCCGCTCGTACCCGGCATGTGCTTCTCCATCGAGCCCGGCATCTACCTCCCGGGCCGCTTCGGCGTACGCATCGAGGACATCGTGACCGTCACGGAGGACGGCGGCCGGCGTCTCAACACCACCGCGCGCGAGCTGGCCGTCGTCGGCTGA